In the genome of Xiphias gladius isolate SHS-SW01 ecotype Sanya breed wild chromosome 18, ASM1685928v1, whole genome shotgun sequence, the window ATTCACAGCTGTGTGGTTGGGGAGTTCCAACTTCTTGTTCTCACCAAGTTATTGCCTGTGCCTTCCAAATCTTTTGTCAAATCGTACTTAAAACTGACCATTCAATGTTTGTAATGAAGTGAAGGCCACTTTTATGACTTTGGTTAGAGGTGATGTTTCATGGTGATAAGGTGTTTATTTCAGCAGTCTTGAGGTTAAGAAAAGTATtcaatatcaacaaaaaaatgggCCAACAGAGAAGAGGCCATCAAGCCAGGACAACCCAAGAGGTCATGCTGTGTATGTGCAGAGGCTGGCCGATGTTGATAACTCAAAACATACTATTACCAAATGCAGATTCACTGCATTTACATGCAGGAGGCTACAATTCAGAACATCTTTATACACGTGTTAAGTGTGTTGGCATATCGCAAACACGCACGAACACCGCAAAGTTATATCCCTCCCACCTTAACAGCAGGGCTTGCTCTCCATCTCGCTCTACAGGGGCACAGAGCCTGACCACAGACATCATACTGATTGCTCACCGTGGTCGAGTGGTCTGTCCACATTCCCACCCTGGTTCACTATGTGCAAAAAACCCAACAACGGAAAACAGTGGTTTGAGAGTGTCTGGAGGTTTGTGGACAGCAGTGAGTGTCCGCTCTGACTCCCCTAAATCTatcctcctctcatctctttgaCTGCCCGAGGAGCATGGGAACAGTCGAGCGAAGACCCAAACTGTTGTGTGTGGACTGTTTTGGACTTGAAGCgagaggataaaaaaaagagacgACACTTGAGTGCGTATACGCACGCATGCATTCGCTGGGATGATAAAAACTTCCCTCTCTCCTGTGTGACAGGTTGTGGCAGGCCGGTAGATGATGAAGTGATGGAGATGTTAGGAGGCCATGGCCATTGTGATGCTGGGTGGCTGTTACTCTGGAACTGCCATCTGCTGAAAAGGTCAGTTGCTAGGGGATGATTCTCCTGGACCGTGTCTGCCTCCCAGCTGCCAtccacacacccactcacactgGCTTGAGTATGagcaaaaactcacacacatatgtgcacataAGTGCACTCATGCTCTTTTCATTGTTTCCTAGAAATCTGAATTGAATTGGAGTAAATTTTACCCATTGGATTGACCGCTATTAATCCACTTGGGAGTTTTTTGTAACTTTAGGTGAGGTTTAGTTGAATATAATTCTTCATGCAATATGCGTGTGATGAGGCTGTGAATGCATATCATATTACATAATATCCCTGTGGTCACTTAATGGCACCAAAACAAATGCTTCTGATTATTACATGAGCAGTGTAATGGCGTTCCTGTCATGACAATGCCCTAATTAACTTGGCCCATAATCGAATGCTAGGAGCACAATGAAATGTTGGGGCAGCACagaaatcaaatcagtattttgtGCCAAATCCAAGCCATGCCACATTGTCCATCACAACCACTGTGAGCAGCCTATCATTCAGTGCGGTGATCCAAACCCAATTCTAAATTCTTTATCATATGCCCTTCAAATTAAAGCCAACTCCACCCAACAGGCAAACATTTTTCCACAATTTAACAGGAATTTTAATATGAAGCTGCTGTGCCTTCATTATGCCGTATCATCTTCTGTGCATGTTCTCTGGTGATTGACCAGATTGTTGTATCATTGTAAGAACAATTTGGACTGGTTAAAACTCTTTCCTTGCTCAAGCTTAAGTCATGAACGCCCTTGCAAAATTGTTCTCTTAACTTTGGCCCTTTCCTCCTGTTATGTTGCTCTTGAACTTAGGGGTCCTATAAAGACCAGATAATCGTTCAGCGAAGCTGTTTTGctaataaaatggaaaatagaaatgtttttgaCGTGTCagcttagaaaaaaacaaagtaaatattgCTGCAGAAATGTTGTCCTAACAATGTGATACAGTACTCATTCTTATCACGAGTAAGCTGCAACTGGATGTAATTGTGTTATTATCTTGAAATATTGGCAATACAGTACCTGGCAGGATCCAAACCAAAAATGGGACTCAACTGTACAATTTTTTAccatctctatatatatatatataaatatatattattttttttttatcctcccTGTCACACTTTCCTgcttgctttccttttttccctcctcacaGCCTCACCTCCAGCCTGCGCTTCTCCACTGGCCTTCCATAGACAGTGACTTTTGTGTAGTGgagctgatgtttttgtttgtgcccCTCTTACCATGGCTGCCTGCTCACCGCCTGGCAGCCCCGTGTGTCAAAGGTGGCTGCAGCAGAACAGACTGTGGGAACAGCCGGTTAGCCTCCCCTGGTCCCCTGCTCCCCAACCAGAGGGGCAGCCATCAATCCAGCACTCCCCCTGCCCCTGCTCACACActgaagcacaaacacacaaatgcccaaccaaacacacactcacacaaaaagcCTACAACGCTCACACCGTCCTCCAATAATCCTCGGAAGCAATTTCATCTCGACTCGGGTGGCGGCCCATTGTCGCCAGCCCCTTCAATCTTTCCTTATTAACTCTCGCTTTGTCCCGCATCCGAGCTTCTGGACTCATCTCTCCTACATTCCTATCAGTGCTGCTCCCAGCACTCCCAGGCAACCTCCTTTCGCTAATCCCACTGCCTCCCCCACCAGCCGCCCCACCCCAAGGAACtcttactgctttttttttttccaacctgcCGATCACCTACTTACAGAGTAAGGTAGGGGCATTAACTCCATGGGTTTTCTGAAGGCAGAGTGTGAAGGCGGGGTGGGTGAAGGAGGAGGCGGCCACAAAGTGACTCCAGCCCAGACAATTAGAACAATGAGCTGGGCCTGTAGGGGGCTAACTCGCTGCGTCACGCCTGGACGGTGGGGTATTTTGTCAGTTTAATGAATTGTCCGTCAGCCCAGGGCCACATCGCAGGCTGCGCAGGGAGAGGCCAGCAGGGACCCAGACACTAAGTCGGTATTTATTACACTGCCTTTGTCACTAATTGAGCTAATTATCACTGACTCCTCAGCACTCCCACAGGCAGCACCCCCTCCACTTACTCACTCTACCAACTCTCCCACCTCACTCTCACGCCTGGGATTTGAACCCtgccttccctctcctcttttaaATTGTCTGCCACTTtatctttcttctgtttctttctgtgtatCCATGATTGCCCATCATTTCTCTTTCAAGCCGAGTTGTGGTTTGCTTTCACTTTCCGTGctactgttttttctctctttgtcacaTTATAATGTAAGCTATATAATGTTTCAGAGTGTGTTCATCCATGTTCTCCCATGATAAGAGACAGAATATTAGTTCAGCTGAGGTCATATGTATTATTCTATTATCAATATACATTTTCCAGCTCTCATCTTTCTATTTTCGTAGGCATAGCGACCTCATCAGGCCCCCTAATTTGCAGTATTTTGGTTCAGTTTGCTCTAATTTGTGAATCCCCCTAAGTCTAGAGaattaaactaattttttttgaGATGCTGACCAATCTCTGGTCAATTTATTACTTAACCTCTTGCTCTAATTTTATGCCACAGGCAAAGAAGCCCCTTGTCATCCTGCACATTCACCCTTAAATATCAACACTTGAATTCAGAATATTTATCATCCTTGTACTTGGTCCTACTATACGTCACCCTGTCTGCCCTTACAGCTACATCATTGTTGCTCTGTTATTGGGACCTTTGGATTTTTGGGTGTGTGTTGGTGGCCTTACTGTGACTACACTGTGTTCTGTCTCGATGaccctggctgctgctgttctgtggTGGTCTGAAGAGAGAGTGCAAAGCTTTCCAAACTCCTGTGGTTAGTTAGGTTGCCAGGCGCTGGGGGGAGACTCTTAGGTTTTcgttatttttttgtattatttcttttttctttccgacatgaaacaaatgaagcaaaacattaaatgcaGTAAAATCCTGTATAAAATAAGGTATGTGCCTGGATAAGCCGGGGCCGTCTCTGTGGTTGGGAGCACAGATGCAGGGATGTTTTGTGAGCTGGGGAAAGAGGCTGCTTTGGTGGTGGTAATAGGATTAAGCAAAGGACACCCAGGGACAGGCTTATATGTTCACTTGGTTGGTTGTCAAAACTATCTCAAACACAGAAACTACAACAGGCATAATAGCATCTTGTGACACATTCAGGAGGGCAACTTAATTGAAAATATAGACTTTATTGTTCTATCATACAATACAAAACCAACTGGAACCTAAATCTTTtgattaaaatctaaaaatgtccTCTCTTACATCTCTCTataacagtataaaaaaaatccccagaaataaatattttgtatttacagtaattaaaaaaaaaaaaggtaaatattcaGTGCATTACCAAACACAAGTGTTTTTTACAGGAAACAAGCAAAGAAGTGATAATGTTCTGTTTCTAGTAAGAGTCAGTTTTGTGTCTGCTACATTACACCAAATAGAAAAAGGCATAAGATCAAAACATCTCCTGACTTGACACTAATGATACCATATTTCCCAAGCCACTTACATGTGCATAAATCATTCAGCAAGCTTACAAgagacatttttataaatatattcatatattttaatatttacagtattttggtTCTCTTagctgatatacagtatgatttcTTCTGCAGAGgcttcttaaaaataaaatatctgagaCTTAGCTGCTTTTTACAACCCAGCCTGACGTAATACACCATTTGCCCACATTGAATCTGGACCACTTAATGctacactctttttttttttttttttttttttttaattcagtgtacATCTGAGAATGGCaatagttttcattttgagGAAATGGTGAGATTCTGCAGgtcacatttcatttatttattttttttaaatattgaccCCTCTGATTTGCCAAAGTACATCTAGTCATGCCATGATATTCAGTGTATTGATAATACATTCAAATTGTTTTGCCTCAGTAAGATTTGTTCAGTCAGTTTCTATTTTCCTTGGTGAGCACTGGTCCCAGTCATGTAACATCAGGACCATGGTGTGGTAAGTCAGAGTGGCATATCAGGGTTGAGGTGTATTCAACTCCAGagaaatctaaataaaaacagcaaatgtggtGAGGAAATTATAAGTGGTTGGGCTTCATCCGGGGCCTAAGTACATAAGTTGAGCATAGACAGCCCGTCCCTGGAGATAAACTTCACACAGTTTCAAGTGAAAGAAGCCAAAtttcagcaaaagaaaacaaaacagagatttttttaaaaataacttccCTCTTGTTAGAGGTCTTCACCAGTTTATGAGAGAACATGTTTGTGGCTCTCTGGCCACAGAAACATCTGTGAAACATTGTGTCCAGTTTCTACGCTCAGTGGGAGAGAAGAAGTTTCTAGTAGTACCTGGTTACAGCAACCAATTCTCCACATCATTTTGTCCCCTTACTTCAATTTCTATGTATCCACAGTGTAAACACTTGAGGGGTGTGGATGATTTCCATTATAAATGGATGGTTGTAGTGTTTAAATACCCTCTTAATACTGTTAAGCATCAAAGGCAAGGAGCAAGCACATGTACTCCCTCGATGACCTGGTCAtatgtttgtgcttttctccatctcccacTCTTAAAACCACTAATTGAATTTCTATGCTTGTGTTCCCTGTATCAGTTTACCCGCCTTGAAGCTTTTCTAGCTTCTGCCTAATATCTCTAACCACCTGCCTGCTAATCGCTTTCTCAGCCAACTACCTGTTTTGCTAAGAAGTTCTTCTTTGCCTTTCATATATGCCTAAATATTCACTTGGCTCTCCACCTGTGATCATAGACACTGGTGAAACGTTCGTGTACTGGTGCAGTTCAAGCAGCTGACATGGCAGCACCAGTGGAAGGTGCAGTGGCAACGTTCGGTCACACTCTCGGTCCGGGTCTTAAACCCACGTCCACAGCATAGCAGCTCACATCCATCTAGGCCTGGAGAAGAGCTGTTGCATGTTCTCCCAGAAGTTCCCAAAGTGCCAGTTTTGCCATTGTAGGAGCAGAAGTTTGGTGATTTCTCAAAATAGACCAGGTCCATGGCAGAGGGGGGTTTGTGAGCTGGGTTTTCAGGTTCCAGATGGCGGGGGTCAGCTCGATGAGAGGCACGGTTGCTTCCCTTGTTGGCATAAACAACTCTTGATGCTCCATCAAACCGATCCTTAAGGAAGTCTCCCACTGTGCGGAAGCTGGGCAGGCGCATCCAACAGGTACGTACAGTGCAGGAGCCTGACATGCCATGGCACTTACACTCCTGACGCATCTCTGAAGACACAGTCTGCATAGAGGAAGACCAAAGGTTACTGATGAAATCTTACacaaagaagaaatcaaaaatacatttgtcgCCTTTAGGaattctgacaaaaacagacaattaTGGTAGGTGTGAGTATCAAATCCTAACCATTCTGCCGGCTTCGTTATTGTGTAGGTTGGTGAGGTAGCGCAGATCTCTGCCCCTCTCGCTGGAGTCCACAAACTCCTGGCTGAACATCCGGCCAAAGTCCACATTGTCACTGCAGCCCCCCCAGTGCCAGTCTGGCCCTCCAGGACCTCGGCGGCGGTAATCGCATGTGCAAGACTCAATTGCCCCTTCTGAGCATGAGCGAGCCACAGCATGGGTCACCCCTGCACTGGTAATGGCAAATACAAATGCTGTCTCTCGGCAACCTGAAGAAACAACATCAGAACTCCCCATCAGTACATTATCCAGTATTTTGGACTTGGATTTGCCAATTTTTTTGCCAAGAATTGGAAAACATTTAGAGACAAAGCCATTTAAATGTGTACAAGAGATTCCATTACATCCTGCCCAAAGTTGTCCAAATATTGCCTGGTGAGGAAGACAAGAGAGGCTCACCACGGTTGACAATTTTGCCAAAAATTGCTGGGCTGTGGGTGGTCGGGCAGTTCCAGCGGCGGTTGCGGAACTGCCACTTGCACTCCTTTATGGCAGTGTGCAGCCCAGCGGCGATGGCGTGCAAGATGCCAGGATTCTGCCGAATCAGCCGACGCTGGCGACGACTCAGTAGAGCCAGGCTTGGGTCCAGGACCAACTGCACATTCTTGGAATTGGTGAGGAGGTTGGATGAGGAGGCCACATTGACAATACCCCTGGCACAACAGGAGGACAAGGGAAATCAGTGAAGGAGCTGGCAGTTAATGCATGTAGGTCTTTCTGTGGCCCTCTAAACTTTCAAACTGATGCGTCTTGGCATCTCATGAgtgtgtgcctttttaaaattaccaTTTTCATTATGTACTACAATAACAAACAGCGATGCATGCTGTTTTAAGAGCACGAGGAGACAGGAAGTCTCTGAGTGAAAATGCAGGTTTCTGGCTTGGCAAATAACTGTAAACTGTAGTTAGTATTTTCATCTCTGggtaaattaaaaatcatttggCCACGATATAGCTAGAGTTACCTGTCAATTTAActatcagaatatttaattaataaaatattcagcagcagTGATGCACTCATAAGGATAAAGACAATATCACACAATGAGATGCAATAGCTGAGTGGACTAGCACACTCCTTCCCAGGTTCACATCTGTATTATCTTATTAAACAtcacttctcctttttttcttttcattttctaccgttctctgtctgtgtgataAACCAAAAGCTGGAGAAGTGAGCTACACTCATCTAGACATTAGAGTGGCCTTGTGGTTAGAGATACTACCATGAATCTCACCTACAAGTTTGTCCACTCTGTCAGAAAGTCACTAGAACAGTGGGCCTTTATACGAAAGCACCGAATGCTGTAAATACAAAATGCTCtgccaaaaaattaaaaaaactcatATCCCGGCTATACTTGACGCCATAAAATACTGATAACCATACTGGTTAATTCTATTAATAACTAAATTTATGTTGTCCCTCCGCCACATgatatcagaaaatatttttttattagtgtttgtaagctgttcatgtttgtgt includes:
- the wnt1 gene encoding protein Wnt-1, whose translation is MRSLALLLGVKAACILLVSSLSGTGAVNNSGRWWGIVNVASSSNLLTNSKNVQLVLDPSLALLSRRQRRLIRQNPGILHAIAAGLHTAIKECKWQFRNRRWNCPTTHSPAIFGKIVNRGCRETAFVFAITSAGVTHAVARSCSEGAIESCTCDYRRRGPGGPDWHWGGCSDNVDFGRMFSQEFVDSSERGRDLRYLTNLHNNEAGRMTVSSEMRQECKCHGMSGSCTVRTCWMRLPSFRTVGDFLKDRFDGASRVVYANKGSNRASHRADPRHLEPENPAHKPPSAMDLVYFEKSPNFCSYNGKTGTLGTSGRTCNSSSPGLDGCELLCCGRGFKTRTESVTERCHCTFHWCCHVSCLNCTSTRTFHQCL